A single genomic interval of Oscillatoria salina IIICB1 harbors:
- a CDS encoding GAF domain-containing protein — translation MTAASSRPSSKVSVERTIDIVPAGAEENVNQNSSTSSSAIVTTSGTFSAFLAPLNQETFKEVVTDVEHKLQVVNQTLSMLDSVLDSQGFDVILDEMLRSIALKTGELLGADRTSIFLLDDDQDELVSIVAKGEQGQTLEIRIPKDKGIAGEVATFKKIVNIPYDFYNDPRSLAAQAYDRQNNYRTYTMLALPLLDDAEELVAVVQLINKLRSPHDPEATLDERVSKQGFTEKDIKVFEDFAPSIRLILESSRSFYKATQRQRAANALIEATNSLSQSSLDLDSTLKTVMDAAKKLMNADRSTLWLIDEEKGDLWTKIPLPNGSLKELRVPLGVGFAGKVGLTGETLNIGFDLYNHPDSENSKKVDPENGYRTCSLLCMPVYNSDGKLIGVTQLVNKVKQGNYPPYNPEDWPQAPDCWKASFNRSDQEFMKAFNIQAGVALQNAKLFAEVKRQEQMQRDILRSLTEGVISTDKSGKIIAANEKAKELLGLPEDEQLEGNEITELITMKEGNFSEWFQTALHATGNLHKREQYYPDRTLISASADQHSVNISINSITDVGDRDRVSGVLVVMDDISDEKRLKSTMYRYMTQELAEELLKLGDAKLGGDRKEVTVLFSDIRSYTTLTEKLKAEEVVGMLNEYFESMVEAIFKHKGTLDKYIGDAIMAVFGSPLPLDDHAWKAVQTALEMRQRLIEFNARRLGTGKEPIKIGIGLNSDSVISGNIGSSKRMEFTAIGDGVNLGSRLEGASKQYGCDIVLSEYTYRPCTEKIRVRELDRIRVKGKKQPVSIYELVGLQNDPIDSDTEQIIELYHKGREYYLNRKFALAIAQFATVMEIDSSNKAAKLHLERCQHFLQNSPPEDWDGVWDLTSK, via the coding sequence ATGACTGCTGCATCTTCCCGACCTTCTTCCAAAGTAAGTGTTGAGCGAACAATAGATATAGTTCCCGCAGGAGCAGAGGAAAATGTCAATCAAAATTCTAGTACATCCAGTAGTGCAATTGTTACTACTAGTGGCACTTTCTCAGCATTTCTCGCTCCCCTAAATCAAGAAACCTTTAAAGAAGTTGTTACAGATGTCGAACATAAACTTCAGGTAGTCAATCAAACCCTGTCTATGCTCGATAGCGTACTTGACAGTCAAGGGTTTGATGTTATTCTCGACGAAATGCTGCGCTCGATCGCACTCAAAACAGGAGAACTCTTAGGCGCAGATCGCACTTCTATTTTCTTATTAGATGACGATCAAGACGAACTTGTTTCCATCGTTGCTAAAGGAGAACAAGGGCAAACTTTAGAAATTCGGATTCCGAAAGATAAAGGAATCGCTGGGGAAGTCGCAACCTTCAAAAAAATAGTTAATATTCCCTACGATTTTTACAACGATCCTCGCTCCCTTGCCGCTCAAGCATACGATCGCCAAAATAATTATCGTACTTACACAATGTTAGCTCTGCCTTTATTAGATGATGCAGAGGAGTTGGTGGCAGTTGTACAGTTAATTAATAAGCTCAGATCGCCTCACGATCCCGAAGCAACTTTAGATGAAAGAGTTTCTAAACAAGGCTTTACCGAAAAGGATATCAAAGTTTTTGAAGACTTTGCTCCTTCAATTCGCTTGATTCTCGAATCATCTCGCTCTTTCTATAAAGCTACTCAAAGACAACGGGCGGCTAATGCACTGATCGAAGCAACTAACTCGCTATCTCAGAGTAGCTTAGATTTAGACTCAACCCTCAAAACAGTCATGGATGCAGCTAAGAAGTTGATGAATGCCGATCGCAGCACTCTCTGGCTGATTGATGAAGAAAAAGGCGATCTCTGGACGAAAATTCCTCTCCCAAATGGAAGTTTAAAGGAATTACGCGTGCCTCTAGGTGTTGGTTTTGCAGGAAAGGTAGGCTTAACTGGAGAAACTCTCAATATTGGTTTTGATTTATACAACCATCCTGATTCAGAAAACTCGAAAAAGGTTGACCCAGAAAATGGTTATCGGACTTGTAGCTTACTGTGTATGCCAGTATACAATTCCGATGGCAAATTGATTGGTGTTACTCAGTTGGTTAACAAGGTAAAACAAGGAAATTATCCTCCTTACAATCCTGAAGATTGGCCCCAAGCACCTGATTGTTGGAAAGCTAGTTTTAATCGCAGCGATCAAGAATTTATGAAGGCTTTTAATATTCAAGCTGGTGTAGCTTTGCAAAATGCGAAACTCTTTGCTGAAGTTAAGCGCCAAGAACAAATGCAACGCGATATTTTGCGTAGTTTAACTGAAGGGGTGATTTCTACTGATAAGTCAGGAAAAATTATTGCTGCTAATGAAAAAGCCAAAGAATTATTAGGGCTACCAGAAGACGAACAGTTAGAAGGTAATGAAATTACTGAACTAATTACCATGAAAGAAGGTAACTTTTCTGAGTGGTTCCAAACAGCCTTACACGCAACGGGAAATTTGCACAAGCGAGAACAATATTACCCCGATCGCACTTTAATTTCAGCATCCGCAGACCAACATAGCGTAAATATCTCGATTAACTCGATTACAGATGTGGGCGATCGCGATCGGGTTTCTGGGGTGCTGGTGGTAATGGATGATATTTCTGATGAAAAGCGCCTTAAGAGTACAATGTATCGTTACATGACTCAAGAGTTAGCAGAAGAATTACTCAAACTCGGAGATGCGAAGTTAGGTGGCGATCGCAAAGAAGTTACGGTTCTTTTCTCCGATATTCGTAGCTATACTACCCTCACGGAAAAATTAAAGGCGGAAGAAGTGGTAGGTATGCTCAACGAGTATTTTGAGAGTATGGTCGAAGCAATCTTTAAGCATAAAGGTACTCTCGATAAATATATTGGTGATGCAATTATGGCAGTCTTTGGTTCGCCTCTACCTCTCGACGATCACGCTTGGAAAGCTGTGCAAACTGCTTTGGAGATGCGTCAACGTTTGATTGAGTTTAATGCTCGTCGTCTGGGTACGGGGAAAGAACCGATTAAAATTGGTATTGGGTTAAACTCTGATTCGGTGATTAGCGGTAATATCGGCTCTAGTAAACGAATGGAGTTTACGGCGATTGGCGATGGGGTAAACTTGGGATCTAGACTAGAAGGTGCGTCTAAACAATACGGGTGTGATATCGTTCTTTCAGAATATACTTACCGTCCCTGTACCGAAAAAATCAGAGTACGCGAACTCGATCGCATTCGGGTTAAGGGGAAAAAACAACCAGTGTCTATTTATGAATTAGTCGGTTTGCAAAATGACCCGATTGATTCAGATACAGAGCAAATTATTGAACTTTATCACAAGGGACGGGAATACTACCTCAATCGTAAATTTGCCTTGGCGATCGCTCAATTTGCTACTGTTATGGAAATTGACAGTAGCAACAAAGCCGCTAAACTCCATCTCGAACGTTGTCAGCATTTTCTCCAAAATTCTCCTCCTGAAGATTGGGATGGTGTTTGGGATC